GCCGTTGCGTGAGTCCTGGTCGTGGTGGTGGACATCGACGCGATCGGCGTACTCAAACGGACGGCCACACACTGGGCAGTGTCGACCGGCACGTTCACTGTGAACGCGATCACGATGTCGATCTCGAGAGTCGGTCATGGGCGTTCGGTGAGTAGCTTGCGCGTGCACTCAGGACAGAGCGTGACGAGGTTCCCCTCTTCGTAGCCGTGTTCGACGACGTCGCCGCCAGCTTGGCTAGCCTTGATGAATTCCTCGCTGAACTCCGCAGTAAGGGCTGGCCGGCCGCCATAGATCGTCTCGGGATTACAGAATCCGTCACAGTTGTACTGGTAGGTCATCAATCTCGGTGCGGTCCTCGGTTATCGCTGACTACCCTCGCCCTGTGTCACCTTTCGAACGGCTGCATCGAGGACGTCGGTCACCGCGTCGACGAGGTCCCGCGTCGGGACGAACGTCACGACGAGAAAGGCCCACAGCGGAACCTCGACCGACTGGATCGCCCAGTCCATTCCGAACGCAGCGCCAGCGGTCAAGAGGCTGGTCCCCCAGAGAATAACCCGAAGTGTGCTCGTGGCCACCATCACTCGTCAGACCTCCGTGTGGGCGTTCGCGTGTTCGTCGAAGATGTGGTCGAGGCCGAGATCGAACGCAGCTACCGCGACTCCATGTTCGACATCCAGTGTCTCGCCGCGGTAGTGGTCCTGCCACTGGTCGGGTCGCCACGGGTTCGCTTCTTCATGAGCGGTGATCGCCGTCCCCTCCTCGCGAGGAAAGAGTCGGACATGGACCTGTCGAGGTTTCAGGAAGTGTGGCGCACCATGGAATGGTCGCGGGCCTTCGTAGTGGGCCCAACTGGTGATCTCCGTCTTTCCTGTCCAGTCTGTCGCGAGCGATGCCAGCGGGTTCGGTTCGTAGCCGGCGGCCGCGAGGTCCTCCAGGACTGCTTCGGGCCGGCGGTCGACGACGTCGACGAGTTCGTCCTCGGTTACCTCGGTTTCCGCATAGAGGTTATCGTCTTTCTGCTGAAACAGCCGGTGAAGCAACGGGATGACCGCTCGGCGGACCGGGGCCCAAAAGCGAGACTGATCGTCGAAGTAATGCTCGCCAATGTAGAGCCGGCCGATCACCAGGAGGGAGACAATCGCGACGCCAGCCCAGTAGACGACATCGTCCGAAAGGGTTTCGAACATCGAAATCACCCTCGATTGATGGCCAGCTTCACGGAGCGCCGGAAGATCTCCGTGTCGTAGCCCTGGACGTCCTCGTTCTCTTTGAACAGTCGAACCGCCTGGCGGAGTACGCGCTCGTTGAACTCGAGATCGGCCTCCTCAAGGCGATTGCTTAGCGGTGTCGTCAACCGAACGGCCTGGACTTTCGAGAGCGTGTCGTCGTCAGCCCAGCAGCCGATTCGAGCGCAGTTGCGGCAAGTCGTCCGCGGCACGGCCCGACCACGCTCACCATAGGAATCCCGGGACTGGCCCTCTGGCGCCGGATCCATTGCCTCGATGTCCTGCTCGAGTGTGGCGTGTTCGGTGCGATGGTGGTCCTCGACGTCGAGTGGTTCGGCGCGACCTCGAGTGAGACAGGCTTTGTCGACACTCTTCACGTGTTCGAAGCAACCGTTACAGACGCGAGGATTGTGCCAGACGAGCCGATCGAACGCTCGCTGCGGGGAGACATGATTGTCCGTGGACGTGGGAGTTGTTGTCGTTGACATGGTTTGGAGAAAAGCATCGCTACAAGGCGGACGGGTTCATCACCGGCGACGGCGTCGTCGCTGGCTCGGCGCCCCTGTCGCGATCGTGTTATTTGCATATATGTCGAGAGGAGTTGATAAGAGTCCGTACGAGCGCCATAATGGCGACCGTTGCTTTGAGATGCCGGATTTCGAGGGCTTCAGGACGTTTCGCCTACTTCGTTCTGTTAAAATTCGTTCTCGCGCTTCGGGAGGAGGTCGTTGATACAGTTCGTTCGCTCCTCAGTTGACAGAGATTAATGTATAGAGCGGTTCCGAACCAGTGATACAGTACGTGGCAATCAATGTGAAATCACAAGACAGCGCTGCATCAACAGTATGCTGTACGAGGGTACTCAGGAAAATTAGCCCGTGACTGCTCTGACTGGTCTGTCAGTTTGTCCTGCTCCCAGTCACCCGCGAGTGAACAGTTGTTTGAGTCGAGTGAGCAGTTGTTTGAGTCGAGCGAGCAGTCCGTCCGATTCCGTTGTTTCTTGTTCTATCACGATTTCTTCCTCCGTCTCGGTTTCTTCCTCCGTCTCGGTTTCTTCCTCTGTCTCGGTTTCTTGGTCGATTTCTGAATCTGTCACGGATAACGGTGTTCACTATTTGTATTTAAAGCATGCGACCGTTCTGATGTGACAGTTACCGGGATCTGGAATCTGGTCAATCCCTATTAGGGGACGTAACAGAGGCTTTTACAGAGGCATAGAAATTGAACGGTAATGAACGAACACTACCCATATATGATATTGAATATGTGTGGTAAACGATGCAGACCAATATCCACAGGGGGAATGACGAATCGGGAACTTGGGATGAACCTGCAACGGCAGTCGTTATGATGGTCGCAGATGCAAAAGATGTTGATCCTCTTGATCTTGATTCACTTTACGAGGTCGTTGACCCGGACGCTCTTACCGCGTTGGTCTCCCATACTGAAGCAACAGCTCAAATTGAGTTTGAGTACGAGGGATACGCGGTAACCGTACGAAGTGACGGACACATTCACATCAAATAATACCTTGCAGCATATTTGAGAAATTGCTCCGGAAGTATGGATTATTCACATGTACTTTCTAGAACCGCCTCTGCTGGTTCCCACGTGGATAGAGAACGACTTGGACGGCATCTTTCGAATCTACTGTCTCTGATCGGCAACTAGAATTTCTTTACACCACTATTTTCGATATTCAGTTCACCAAGTTACTCGTCGATAGATATTGTGCCGTTTTCGACAGTAATATTGTGTCCCATATATTCGAACTGAATCTTGGTTGACTCAGCTAGTCGCTCAAGAGAATCAGGATCAACGGTGTTATAGAGAGGGGGCAATTCTGACGGATCTTGTCCTTCAATTTCAGATATTTTATCTATAATCTCGATAGCCGGATGAGTCTCTGTACGCCTTGTTAAATTCCCCATAGAAACTCGTTCTGGCCACCGACTTATAAATGGCTCGTGGAATGAAGTGAGTGATAATCAACCGTGTTGTTCGGTGAGTCTCGATAAATGAGCCTCCTATATCAATCGCTGGAGGGCCCCAGATCAATCATCTACTGCGCGTTTCAACAGAGCCATCGAACACAACCCGAACAAAACGTAGATCTTCGGCATCACGATCGCGACGGACCACCCCCACAGATTCGAGTTGATCGAGTGCTCGATCGAGCGTCCGATCGGCGAGATCGGTTCGCTCCTGAAGTTGGGACCGAGTGATCGATCCACCACTTTCCTTGAGCACGAAGATGACGTACTTGGCACTGGGCGGGAGGTCCGCTGGGGCGTCGTCACGACGGGGGGTGGCGACATCAGTCACCTTGATCAGAGGCCGATCGGGGCCAGATTGACGGGTGAGTGTCGCCACTATCCGCCTCAGTCACCTCTCGATCAACGTCACCACCGTCTGCGGGGGTGCGGATCGCCAACGCCCACCTACTAGAGTTTCCGTAGGGGGGAGTTGGCGGTTCCTGAATGTCCACGAACCCAACGGATGGCAGGCCGGAGTCACTGTAGAGCGTTGCTCCGTGTGACCCAGCACCCTCCGCCACATGAATCGCGGGCTCACCGACCTCGTCGTCGGCCAGTCGCTCGAGTGTCTGGCGGACATGTTCCTTCGAGCAACCGACTGCTTCGGCGATTTCGCGGGCAGACTTCGATCGGGCACTCGAGCGCAGTTCTTCGACGATCTCCTCCTGAAGGTCAGTGAAGACCCACTCGACGCCGGGCACCTGGACGTCAGCGAACCCGGCAGGCATCGCGTCGGTCCGGATGAACACCGTCGCGGTAACGTCGGGATCGGTCGGATCACGGGCGTACCGACCAGCTGCCTGGGCGATGTGGTTCTCGCGAACGCTTGCGAGGATCTCCTGAGCTGTCTCGGCGTCCTCACCCTCGAACCCACGACCACGGGCCCGATACTCCTGCCCAGCGTCGTTGATGGCAGTCTCGACCTCGGCCTGGAGTTCGAGTTCGGCGAGCAGGTCCAGGACGTAGTCGTCACCGGGATCCATACAGCCATTAACGAGCCCAACGCGTTCATTCGCGAAGTCGTTGCGTGACTTCTCCTCACCAAAGTGCATCAACTCCGGCCGGTGACAGCCGGCCTCCTCCATGAGCTCCTCGAGATGATCCTCGACTTGTGCGGTCGTGATCGCGGTGCGGAACTGGGTGCCGTACTCGTCGACGAGATGGTCGAGCAGCGCCTCGAGTTTTTCCTCATTGAGCCACTCCAGTGCCTGGTCACCCGACAGCGGCCGGGTCGCGTCGCCAACCTGGACGACGCGAAGTCCGCGTTCGTAGCGCCGCCACAATTGGCGCTCTTCGGAATCGAGGACCTCAGTGGTCTTGATCCAGGGAAGGGTGTTGGCCTGCCACAGCGGCGCCGCGGGGTGGGCGTCGAGTCCGACGAGTGAGCGTGCCGATCCGAAGTCCGGGACAACGCGAACCGATCGGATGTCGTTCGACTCGTCGAGGACGACCGAGACCCACTCCCGGTTCCAGTCGTCGTCATCGCGAACGCCGGCTTCGAGTCGCGGGGGTTCGTGCATCGTCTTGCCGAACCGCCGTCCGTTCGCACGCACCTCAGTGCGAAAGATCGCCCGCGCCAGCGCCGGCGCGAGCGTGTGAGCAGCGACGTTCTCGAAGTACCATTCCCGATCGGGCTCCTCCCAGAGGATGTCTTCGAGCGCGTCACGTTCGCGCGCCGCGTCGCCCTGGTAGTCGTCGTGGCGGGACAGCTGGATGAACGCCTCCCAGGTCTGTACCGGCGCGTCGATCTCGCGGAGGTACGCACCGACGGCGTCGCGGATCCGGTCGGTCGTCAGATCGTCCTGTTCGTAGCTGGGTTCTTCGTCGACGACGATGTTGTTCGCCGTCCGCAGTCCGGGCGCGTACGCGAAGTTGTGGGTCGCGATGACGAGCGGCCAGTACTCAAGGTCGCCGTCAGGCCCCTCGCGGTACGTCTCCCACTGGGTGATCGCCGTACAGCGGTCGCCGCCACAAGGGAGATCGACGCCCTGGTCGTTGTGATCTTCGAGGTAGCGATGGGCCGCCGAAAAGGGCATCCCCTTCCCCTCGCACTGACGGTCGAGCCACTCGCTAGCGGGCTCGCCATCGATCGTGATCTCGCCATTGTGGTCGCCGGCACACACGGGACAGGCCTCGTGCCGACCGAGGAGGACGTGGTACTGACCGCCGTGCTCTTCGGCGACGTCGACAGCCTCGTCGCGAGCGTCCCTCGTCTCGAGCAGGTGGACGACCGGCCGGTCGCCGGTGAGGTCCTCGCGGGCCCCCCAGCGCGTCGAGGCAACCGTGTGTGATTTCCCGAGTGCCGTCGGCGCGTCGACGATCCGGTCGTCTTCCTCGCGCATGACCTCGGCGATCGTCTCGAAGAGCTCATCGCGAGCGGCGTCCGTCGACGGCCACTCGAGGCCGCGTTTCTTCGCGTAGCGCCGGCGTTCAGCAGGGTCGAGCGCGTCTAACTGGCCGATCGGAAGTGCCGAGACCGCGCGTCCATCGCCGTCGTCCTTATACGCGTCGTCGCTTGACGGTTCGTACTTGGGGATATCGAAGCCGAGTTCGCGGAGATGGTCGACGCCACGCCACCAGGTCTCGCCGTCGACGGGACGGGCGTTCGCCAGTCGGACCTCACCGGCGTCGATTGCGGCCATGGTGACGGGGCCTCCGTAGCCGCCGAGTTCACCGGTGTCCTGCCAGCGTTCGGAGTTGACGATGTTCGCGGTCCCGCCGTCCGAGAGTGACCCCCACGTCGGCCAGAACGCTCGCTCGCCGTCACTCGTGGTGGCGTCATCGTTCCACCGCTGGACGATCGTCTTCTCGGCGACCCGCTGGGCGTCGAGGCGGTTGATCGCGGCGAAGATGTCGCGGACGTCGTCTGTTGTCTCGTTGCTCGAGGTCGCCTCCGGTTCGTAATCCTCGAGGTCGTAGTCGTCGCGATCGATCGAGACGTGATCAGGGTCCTCGTCTCGACGTCGGTTCGGGAGCTGGTCGTTCGCATCTAGGAGGTCCTCGAGGACGTCGTCGTTCCACTCGCGGACCTCAATAGGGGACCCAGGGACATGCTCGCCGGTTGCGACGCAGACGCGTTTGCCAGGGTAGATCTCGATCGATGGAAGGTCGTCGTTCTCGCCCCACGGATCCTCGTCGAGGCGCCAACTTGCTTGCTTGATGTCGTCGTCGAAATTACCGAAGTCACCGCGGTAGATCGCGTGGACGCCGGCTCCGGACTGCGATATATCGGCGTAGGTGGCACCGAGATGCTCAAGGAGCGCCACGAACGCCGGGTGGACGTCGCCAGTCTCGGGACAGCGGACGTCGTCGCCATCGACGTAGACGTAGGGATCGTCCTCGCGCTGGATGAACGCCCGACCGTCGAGGCGCGGATCGATCTCGGCCATCGTAACGGTCTCGCCGTCGACGTAGTGGCCCCGGTAGCCCCACTTGAATCGCGCGTCACAGTCACACTGTGCTGCGGTATCGTGGCCGCCCTTGTCGCAGTCCGCTGGCGCGTTCGTATCGCCCCACGGAGCGAAGGGTTTCTTCTCACGGTGGCCCATCCACTGCTCGCGCTCGAGCAACTCGTCGGGCCATATTCCTGAACGGGGATCCGCAAAATCGGCGTCCGCCCATTCGTCGAACTGTGCATGCAGGTCCGGACGCAACTGCGTATGCGACTCTCTTCCGCGGTTCCGGGTGCTATTACGTGAATCGTGCTCCGATTTAGAGGGACTATCGCCAGCGACGATCGCCTCGGCGGCCTCGAGGTAGCTGGGATCAGCGTCGGCTAGCCAGAGCAGCCGCTTTG
The nucleotide sequence above comes from Halosolutus halophilus. Encoded proteins:
- a CDS encoding HalOD1 output domain-containing protein, translating into MQTNIHRGNDESGTWDEPATAVVMMVADAKDVDPLDLDSLYEVVDPDALTALVSHTEATAQIEFEYEGYAVTVRSDGHIHIK
- a CDS encoding HalOD1 output domain-containing protein, which produces MGNLTRRTETHPAIEIIDKISEIEGQDPSELPPLYNTVDPDSLERLAESTKIQFEYMGHNITVENGTISIDE